A genome region from Blautia coccoides includes the following:
- a CDS encoding alpha-mannosidase has translation MPFDFHDFDRIKNLAEELRELRYRKLQDIPSFLFWEDSDRKSRVSAGEVGVGFSFRGWDKYYWLTAEVEIPQEFRGEEVLGLFDFGAPAGTGNNGNFESLLYVNDEPYQAVDGNHKEVFFSPEVCGQRLKLKFRLWTGLSGGGIPKDNVMEICRAQIGVLDQGTDDLYYLTTAALETYEALSAENEYREWILNMLVKAYCLVDYTEPGSRGFYESVSEAAGYLNGCLDGRGKPDVHVTMAGHTHIDVAWLWRLCHTREKAARSFSTVDRLMEKYPEYHFLQSQPQLYEFIKEDHPDIYEKIKKRVKEGKWEPSGAMWVECDCNIASGESMIRQILVGKNFFRKEFGYESEFLWLPDVFGYSWALPQILKKSGVNTFMTTKISWNDTNRLPYDTFTWKGIDGTGVTTHFVTTSDPGEDYYTYNGNSGPRAVKSVWDNYKNKDTNRELLISYGYGDGGGGPNRDMIRQIEMVEKMPGIPHVKNQSVTEYFRGLNATLRENPMEGYLPVWDGELYLEFHRGTYTSQAYNKRMNRRMEYGLRDTEICSVLARVFGGVPYDSERILRAWKIVLCQQFHDILPGSSIREVYLDSHTEYEKAASLLREVNKASGAALVRECSKERVFSVFNSGGWLRTSVVRIPRKEAESVCAGDYGKGGFCLRKGDECSAETPLPCVWKEDGAYVLVRDMKPFSYTEIVWEPALQSEEETFRQPTGENICPQQQDGAGGEVSTPFYRISWNEKGQLTGVYDREAEREMLSRGACANVLQIFEDKPRCFDAWELEPTIDRKMEEITECTDIRIWRHGLGIEVSFTWKYNKSTISQTMCLYNSKKRIDFKTSVDWRERQKVMKAAFPVDIRAVDARFDIQNGNIRRPITRNTSWEAAKFEVAAHKWADIWETGYGAALLNDCKYGYDLKENTIRLTLLKSATDPDYSADLGTHTFTYSLLPHCREWYDAGIEQEAFDLNSPISAKAGTAVLQGSLLSWNRENLMADALKQAENGEEIVLRFHEFHGRRGEVEICPGFEVKEWCECNLMEEPESPWSSSGIRVYLKPYEIKTLLLRVENGQRTESGDLVL, from the coding sequence GACAGAAAGAGCAGGGTGAGTGCCGGGGAGGTCGGGGTGGGATTTTCATTTCGTGGCTGGGATAAATATTACTGGCTGACAGCAGAGGTGGAAATCCCCCAGGAATTTCGCGGGGAGGAAGTGCTGGGCCTTTTTGACTTTGGTGCTCCCGCGGGAACCGGAAATAATGGGAATTTTGAAAGCCTGCTCTATGTAAACGATGAGCCTTATCAGGCTGTGGACGGAAACCACAAGGAAGTGTTCTTTTCCCCGGAGGTTTGTGGGCAGAGACTGAAGCTCAAATTCAGGCTGTGGACAGGACTCAGCGGAGGCGGAATCCCAAAAGACAATGTGATGGAGATATGCAGGGCACAGATCGGAGTGCTGGATCAGGGTACGGATGACCTCTATTATCTGACCACAGCGGCTCTTGAGACCTATGAAGCTTTGAGTGCGGAGAATGAATACCGAGAGTGGATCTTAAATATGCTTGTAAAGGCTTACTGCCTGGTAGATTATACGGAACCGGGCAGCCGGGGCTTTTATGAAAGCGTGTCAGAGGCAGCCGGATACCTGAATGGGTGTCTGGACGGCCGCGGAAAACCGGATGTCCATGTGACCATGGCAGGCCATACCCATATAGATGTAGCCTGGCTGTGGCGGTTGTGCCATACCAGAGAGAAAGCTGCCAGGTCATTTTCAACGGTGGACCGCCTGATGGAGAAATATCCGGAATATCACTTTCTGCAGTCCCAGCCCCAGCTCTATGAATTTATTAAGGAGGACCACCCCGATATTTATGAGAAGATCAAAAAGAGGGTCAAGGAGGGAAAATGGGAGCCATCCGGGGCCATGTGGGTGGAGTGTGACTGCAATATCGCCTCAGGGGAATCCATGATCCGGCAGATCCTGGTGGGGAAAAATTTCTTCCGAAAAGAATTCGGCTATGAAAGTGAATTTCTTTGGCTGCCGGATGTGTTTGGGTATTCCTGGGCACTTCCCCAGATTTTAAAGAAATCTGGCGTAAATACCTTTATGACGACCAAGATAAGCTGGAATGACACAAACCGCCTGCCCTATGACACCTTTACCTGGAAGGGCATTGACGGAACCGGGGTGACAACCCATTTTGTGACCACCTCCGATCCCGGGGAGGATTATTATACATACAACGGAAATTCCGGCCCCAGGGCAGTGAAAAGTGTCTGGGACAATTATAAGAACAAGGATACCAACCGGGAATTACTGATCTCTTACGGCTATGGAGACGGTGGAGGGGGACCAAACCGGGATATGATACGCCAGATAGAAATGGTTGAGAAGATGCCGGGAATCCCCCATGTAAAAAACCAGTCCGTGACGGAGTATTTCCGCGGTCTCAATGCCACGCTGAGAGAAAACCCCATGGAAGGGTATCTTCCGGTGTGGGACGGGGAGCTTTATCTGGAGTTCCACAGAGGGACTTATACTTCCCAGGCATATAATAAACGGATGAACCGCAGAATGGAATACGGGCTGAGGGATACGGAGATATGCTCCGTGTTAGCCAGAGTATTTGGGGGCGTTCCCTATGATTCTGAACGGATCCTGCGTGCCTGGAAGATCGTACTCTGCCAGCAGTTCCACGATATCCTGCCGGGGTCGTCCATTAGGGAGGTCTATCTTGACAGCCATACGGAATATGAAAAGGCCGCGTCCCTTTTAAGAGAAGTGAATAAGGCCTCCGGCGCTGCTCTCGTCCGGGAATGCAGTAAGGAGCGGGTGTTTTCCGTATTTAACAGCGGCGGCTGGCTGAGAACCTCTGTGGTCCGGATTCCCCGGAAAGAGGCGGAGTCTGTGTGTGCCGGAGATTACGGCAAAGGCGGATTTTGCCTGAGAAAGGGAGATGAATGCAGTGCTGAGACGCCCCTTCCCTGTGTGTGGAAAGAGGATGGAGCTTATGTGCTTGTCCGGGATATGAAACCTTTCTCTTATACGGAAATTGTGTGGGAGCCTGCTCTGCAGTCTGAAGAAGAGACTTTCCGGCAGCCTACAGGGGAAAATATCTGCCCACAGCAGCAGGATGGGGCAGGAGGAGAAGTCTCGACTCCTTTTTACAGGATAAGCTGGAATGAAAAAGGGCAGCTCACAGGAGTTTATGACAGGGAGGCAGAAAGAGAGATGCTGTCCCGGGGTGCCTGTGCCAATGTACTGCAGATCTTTGAGGACAAACCGCGCTGCTTTGACGCCTGGGAACTTGAGCCTACTATTGACAGAAAGATGGAGGAGATTACCGAATGTACGGACATCCGGATCTGGAGACACGGGCTGGGCATTGAGGTGTCATTTACCTGGAAATACAATAAGAGTACCATCAGTCAGACCATGTGCCTCTACAACAGCAAAAAGCGGATTGATTTCAAGACCTCTGTGGACTGGAGGGAGCGGCAGAAGGTGATGAAGGCGGCATTTCCTGTGGATATCCGGGCTGTGGATGCCAGATTTGATATCCAGAACGGTAATATCCGGCGCCCCATCACAAGAAATACAAGCTGGGAGGCTGCAAAATTTGAGGTGGCAGCCCACAAATGGGCGGATATCTGGGAGACAGGATACGGAGCCGCGCTGCTCAATGACTGTAAATACGGTTATGACCTGAAAGAAAACACAATTCGCCTGACACTTTTAAAGTCTGCCACAGATCCGGATTACAGTGCTGATTTGGGCACCCATACATTTACATACTCGCTGCTGCCTCATTGCCGGGAGTGGTATGACGCGGGGATAGAACAGGAGGCGTTTGATCTGAACTCACCTATCAGTGCGAAAGCGGGCACCGCAGTTTTGCAGGGGAGCCTTTTGTCCTGGAACAGGGAGAACCTCATGGCAGACGCGCTGAAGCAGGCGGAAAACGGAGAGGAGATTGTGCTCAGATTCCATGAATTCCATGGGAGGCGGGGAGAAGTTGAGATATGCCCCGGTTTTGAAGTAAAGGAATGGTGCGAGTGTAATCTTATGGAGGAACCGGAGAGTCCCTGGAGCTCATCCGGGATCCGTGTATACCTGAAACCCTATGAGATCAAAACACTGCTTCTGCGTGTAGAGAATGGTCAGAGGACGGAAAGCGGGGATCTTGTGTTATGA
- a CDS encoding M17 family metallopeptidase, whose protein sequence is MKIILKCPEGVVPGGADTAVCTEVIPESMDVCRLAEQFCRLGRQREGCFLIRLDGDGTASLPLKEETQIQMVRVMVRSLYQGAYSLRKEGMKELKKEDIFGMREILQDFGNAVFYIESDAAEDSGLIRAVRYGELEGKCIAYARSLGNLPANYLGTEEFAGYIRNLAGKLGVSCRILDHMDLKEQGFGGILAVNQGSARGAKMALLIRECVPGQAFTALVGKGILFDSGGYHLKSMKSMEGMKFDMCGAANVLEAFEILVREDTKENLIAVLPLAENAIGPQACRMGDVITMLDGTTVEIYNTDAEGRLILADALAYAQQQGAGRIVDLATLTYSCHNALGDRVTGMFSNDERMSSDFIDAAGEAGEPVWRLPLGSHYRELLAWSSTADLANYAPEKGAGASVAACFLESFIREGVEWLHLDAVGPSVMRGRDGRMAEGATGANIASIVTFLEKGN, encoded by the coding sequence ATGAAGATAATTCTGAAATGTCCGGAAGGGGTTGTGCCCGGAGGAGCGGATACCGCTGTCTGTACAGAAGTGATTCCGGAGAGTATGGATGTCTGCCGGCTGGCAGAACAATTCTGCCGGCTGGGAAGACAGCGGGAGGGATGCTTTCTAATACGGCTGGACGGGGACGGCACTGCTTCGCTGCCTTTAAAGGAGGAGACGCAGATACAGATGGTGCGTGTCATGGTGCGTTCTCTCTATCAGGGTGCCTACAGTTTACGTAAAGAGGGAATGAAGGAACTCAAAAAAGAGGATATATTCGGAATGCGTGAGATCCTGCAGGATTTTGGAAATGCGGTATTTTATATAGAAAGTGACGCGGCAGAGGACAGCGGGCTTATACGCGCAGTCCGATACGGGGAGCTGGAAGGAAAATGTATTGCCTATGCCAGAAGCCTGGGCAATCTTCCGGCAAATTACCTGGGAACAGAGGAATTTGCCGGGTATATCAGGAATCTGGCTGGGAAACTGGGAGTATCCTGCAGGATACTGGACCATATGGACCTAAAGGAGCAGGGATTCGGAGGAATCTTGGCGGTGAACCAGGGCAGTGCCCGTGGAGCAAAAATGGCGCTCCTCATCAGGGAATGCGTTCCGGGACAGGCATTTACAGCTTTGGTGGGCAAGGGTATTCTCTTTGACAGCGGCGGATATCATTTAAAGTCTATGAAATCCATGGAGGGAATGAAGTTTGATATGTGCGGTGCGGCCAATGTACTGGAGGCCTTTGAGATTCTTGTACGGGAGGATACGAAAGAAAACCTTATAGCAGTTCTACCCCTGGCGGAGAACGCCATCGGCCCGCAGGCCTGCCGGATGGGAGATGTGATCACCATGCTGGACGGCACCACAGTGGAAATCTACAACACGGACGCAGAGGGGCGTCTTATATTGGCGGATGCGCTGGCATATGCCCAGCAGCAGGGAGCCGGGCGGATCGTGGATCTGGCTACCCTGACATACTCCTGTCATAATGCGCTGGGGGACCGGGTCACGGGAATGTTTTCCAATGATGAGCGTATGAGCAGTGATTTTATAGATGCTGCGGGTGAAGCGGGAGAACCGGTATGGAGACTGCCTTTGGGCAGCCATTACCGGGAGCTGCTTGCCTGGAGCAGCACTGCGGATCTGGCTAATTATGCCCCCGAAAAAGGGGCAGGAGCCAGTGTGGCTGCGTGTTTTCTGGAATCTTTTATCCGGGAAGGGGTAGAATGGCTCCATCTGGATGCCGTTGGCCCCAGTGTGATGCGGGGAAGGGACGGGAGAATGGCAGAGGGCGCTACAGGGGCCAACATTGCATCAATCGTCACATTTTTAGAGAAGGGAAACTGA
- a CDS encoding PD-(D/E)XK nuclease family transposase, which produces MARKKFEELDLCDPFLFAAALEDEAICRLILETILGRPITKVRVHAEHTILYSSDFRSVRLDIYASDEVQVEYNIEMQNEDEHNLAKRSRYYQGEMDITSLKPGEDFSEH; this is translated from the coding sequence ATGGCAAGGAAGAAATTTGAGGAACTGGATCTATGTGATCCGTTTTTATTTGCAGCAGCGCTGGAAGATGAGGCAATATGTCGTCTGATACTGGAGACAATACTCGGTCGTCCGATCACAAAAGTAAGAGTCCATGCAGAGCATACGATTTTGTACAGCTCTGATTTCAGAAGTGTGAGACTGGATATATATGCAAGCGACGAAGTACAGGTAGAGTACAATATAGAGATGCAGAATGAAGATGAGCATAATCTTGCAAAACGAAGCCGCTATTACCAGGGAGAGATGGATATCACATCCCTGAAGCCGGGGGAAGATTTTTCTGAACACTAA
- a CDS encoding ABC transporter permease: MKQKKKKEKIGFFTRVKTNKELLLLSLPGTAWFFLFAYLPLFGILVAFKKFRLTGSNFFTSLLTSEFVGFDNFKFLFSSGDAWIILRNTVLYNAAFIILGVVLPVIVALMLNELRNKGMAKIYQSSMFLPYFLSWVVVSYCIFAFLNPEKGYFNSVLAHFGIDGISWYTEKSMWPFIIIFMSQWKGIGYNTVVYLASICGINKTYYEAAVLDGASKWQQIKYITLPLLKPVITILLIMAVGGIFKSDFGLFYQLPQDSGPLYPVTNVLDTYIFRALKTNGELGMSSAAALFQSTVGFILIMIANKLVARVDSENALF, translated from the coding sequence TTGAAACAGAAGAAGAAAAAAGAAAAGATAGGCTTCTTCACCCGTGTCAAAACAAACAAAGAACTGTTGCTGCTGAGCCTTCCGGGAACCGCGTGGTTTTTCCTATTTGCGTATTTGCCGCTGTTCGGTATCCTGGTAGCTTTCAAGAAATTCCGTTTGACAGGCAGTAATTTTTTCACAAGCCTGCTGACCAGTGAATTCGTAGGCTTTGACAACTTTAAGTTTTTGTTTTCCAGCGGTGACGCATGGATCATTTTGAGAAACACGGTTTTATACAATGCTGCATTCATCATTCTTGGTGTCGTGCTCCCGGTTATTGTGGCATTAATGCTAAATGAACTTCGCAACAAGGGCATGGCTAAAATCTATCAAAGCTCCATGTTTCTGCCCTACTTCCTGTCCTGGGTAGTTGTCAGCTACTGTATATTCGCATTCTTAAACCCGGAAAAAGGTTATTTTAACTCTGTACTTGCACACTTTGGGATTGACGGGATTTCCTGGTATACGGAGAAATCCATGTGGCCCTTCATTATCATCTTCATGAGTCAGTGGAAAGGCATCGGCTACAACACTGTCGTATATCTAGCATCCATCTGCGGTATCAACAAAACATATTATGAGGCAGCAGTCCTTGACGGAGCAAGCAAATGGCAGCAGATCAAGTACATTACCCTGCCGCTTTTAAAACCGGTCATCACCATACTGCTGATCATGGCAGTAGGAGGAATCTTCAAATCAGATTTCGGCCTGTTCTATCAGCTTCCTCAGGATTCCGGTCCGCTGTATCCGGTTACCAATGTACTTGACACTTATATCTTCCGTGCACTGAAGACGAACGGTGAGCTAGGAATGAGTTCCGCGGCAGCGCTGTTCCAGTCAACGGTAGGATTTATACTTATCATGATCGCCAACAAACTGGTAGCCAGAGTTGACAGTGAAAACGCATTATTCTAG
- a CDS encoding carbohydrate ABC transporter permease: protein MSSKREERKKAKMIEKIESETCEYNKVKKPTNVVLNAVLAVMSLISILPFIFVIIISLTDEQTLAINGYQFVPEKLSLYAYHYIVSAGENILRSYGVTILVTIAGTIIGLFLTGTYAYALSRKTYAFKKFFTTVITIPMLFSGGMVANYLVVTKVLMLKDTIWALILPLCLNTFNVIVLRTFFKTTIPDSVVESAKIDGASEWRLFFKIVIPMAMPGLATIGLFLTLGYWNDWFNAMMYIDSQNLIPLQYLLIKIESSIDWLASNKAMMGVNGLQIAQNMPKETIKMAIVVISTLPIIFAYPFFQRYFVNGLTIGAVKE, encoded by the coding sequence ATGTCTTCAAAAAGAGAAGAACGTAAAAAAGCAAAAATGATAGAGAAGATCGAGTCTGAGACCTGTGAATACAACAAGGTCAAAAAGCCCACAAACGTGGTCTTGAACGCTGTTTTGGCAGTCATGTCACTGATTAGTATTCTGCCCTTTATCTTTGTCATTATCATTTCACTGACAGATGAGCAGACTCTGGCTATAAACGGTTACCAGTTTGTACCGGAGAAACTCAGCCTCTATGCTTATCATTATATTGTAAGCGCCGGGGAGAACATTCTGCGCAGCTACGGCGTCACCATTCTGGTCACAATTGCAGGAACTATTATCGGTCTGTTTCTTACCGGTACCTATGCCTATGCACTGTCCAGAAAAACCTATGCATTCAAGAAATTTTTTACCACAGTGATCACCATACCCATGCTGTTTTCCGGCGGTATGGTTGCCAATTACCTGGTTGTAACAAAAGTGCTGATGCTGAAGGACACCATATGGGCGCTTATCCTGCCCCTGTGTCTGAATACCTTTAATGTCATTGTACTCAGAACCTTCTTTAAGACCACCATACCGGATTCTGTAGTGGAATCAGCCAAGATCGACGGCGCTTCCGAGTGGAGGCTGTTTTTCAAGATCGTTATCCCCATGGCTATGCCGGGACTGGCGACCATCGGACTTTTCCTTACATTGGGCTACTGGAATGACTGGTTTAATGCTATGATGTATATAGACAGCCAGAATCTCATACCACTTCAGTATCTGCTGATCAAGATAGAAAGCTCCATTGACTGGCTGGCGAGCAACAAGGCCATGATGGGTGTCAATGGACTTCAGATAGCACAGAACATGCCGAAAGAGACCATTAAGATGGCGATCGTTGTTATCTCAACGCTGCCGATCATCTTTGCGTACCCATTCTTCCAGCGGTATTTTGTAAATGGTCTGACCATCGGCGCAGTGAAAGAGTAG
- a CDS encoding ABC transporter substrate-binding protein has protein sequence MKYRTVKRALAVSLAAAMTAGMLSGCGKKAETNEKGEEVVELVWYQVGDAQKDEPDVIKKVNEYTEEKIGVKIKVNNVAWGDYNQKMQVVINTGDEWDMCFTCSWSNDYLQNANKGAFLELDDLLKEEGKDMYDAIDERFWEAAKVGGVTYGVPSEKEIGSCPTWVFTKEYVDKYNIPYEEIQTLEDLEPWLKVIKENEPEVVPFYLTKDYSAPTYMDKIQDPIGIEYGDDTLTVKNVFETDRMKSTLKTMRKYYEAGYINKDAATATDDKSIKRFVTKGDGQPYADLIWGKDLGYEVVSSPIMETQITNASARGAMTAINKNSAHPEKAMEFLNLVNTDEYLRNLLNYGIEGVHWTKAEPTAEEKAAAEGKDYIYDTKVKLDPVTKKDYAVPYWVQGGLFNTYVLENEPLDKWDTFKEFNDASKEAPSFGFDFNLEPVSTQVAGFRNVLDEFGKSLYTGSVDPDEYLPKLQEKLEATGVQDVIDEMQKQIDEWKATK, from the coding sequence ATGAAATATAGAACTGTAAAACGCGCCCTGGCAGTTTCCCTGGCAGCGGCAATGACTGCGGGAATGCTGTCCGGCTGCGGCAAGAAGGCAGAGACAAATGAAAAGGGAGAGGAAGTTGTTGAACTTGTCTGGTATCAGGTAGGCGATGCGCAAAAAGACGAGCCTGACGTTATCAAAAAGGTAAACGAATACACAGAAGAAAAAATCGGCGTAAAGATCAAAGTAAACAATGTGGCTTGGGGTGATTACAACCAGAAAATGCAGGTTGTCATCAACACAGGAGACGAATGGGATATGTGCTTTACCTGTTCCTGGTCAAATGATTACCTTCAGAATGCCAACAAAGGCGCTTTTCTGGAACTGGATGACCTTCTGAAGGAAGAAGGCAAAGACATGTATGACGCCATTGATGAACGCTTCTGGGAAGCGGCAAAGGTAGGCGGGGTGACATACGGCGTGCCCAGTGAAAAAGAGATCGGAAGCTGCCCTACATGGGTATTCACAAAAGAGTATGTGGACAAATACAACATTCCCTATGAGGAGATCCAGACACTTGAGGATCTGGAACCCTGGCTTAAGGTGATCAAGGAGAATGAACCGGAGGTGGTTCCGTTCTATCTTACAAAAGATTACTCAGCTCCTACCTATATGGATAAGATCCAGGATCCTATCGGTATTGAATACGGCGATGACACCCTGACCGTTAAAAATGTGTTTGAGACAGACAGGATGAAATCCACTCTGAAAACCATGAGAAAATATTATGAGGCCGGCTATATCAACAAAGATGCCGCAACAGCAACAGACGACAAGTCTATCAAACGTTTTGTGACAAAAGGCGACGGACAGCCTTACGCGGATCTGATCTGGGGCAAGGACTTAGGGTATGAAGTGGTTTCCAGTCCTATCATGGAGACTCAGATCACCAATGCATCCGCCCGCGGCGCTATGACAGCTATCAATAAAAACTCCGCGCATCCGGAAAAGGCAATGGAATTCCTGAATCTGGTCAATACAGATGAATATTTGAGAAACCTTTTGAATTACGGTATTGAAGGCGTTCATTGGACAAAGGCTGAACCTACAGCAGAGGAAAAGGCAGCAGCAGAGGGTAAAGATTACATTTACGACACAAAAGTAAAATTGGATCCGGTCACAAAGAAAGACTATGCAGTGCCATATTGGGTACAGGGCGGATTATTCAACACATACGTTCTGGAAAACGAACCCCTTGATAAATGGGATACGTTCAAAGAATTCAACGATGCATCCAAAGAAGCCCCTTCCTTCGGATTTGACTTTAATCTGGAACCGGTGAGTACCCAGGTGGCAGGCTTCAGAAACGTGCTGGATGAGTTTGGAAAATCCCTGTATACAGGAAGCGTGGACCCTGACGAGTATCTGCCGAAGCTTCAGGAAAAACTGGAGGCAACAGGCGTCCAGGATGTCATCGATGAGATGCAGAAACAGATTGACGAGTGGAAAGCTACAAAATAA
- a CDS encoding D-lyxose/D-mannose family sugar isomerase: protein MKRSKINAALKEMEAMIRKHCFALPPFCSFTPEDWEQKGHEYDEIRDNMLGWDITDYGLGKFDEVGFSLITLRNGNLKNDKYTKTYAEKLLYIKEGQMAPMHFHWDKMEDIINRGGGNVLIRVYNSTEDGQFADTDVTVNCDGREFTVPAGTQVKLQPGESITVYPFMYHDFELEPGTGAVLLGEVSMCNDDENDNRFYEPIGRFPEIEEDEQPYRLLCTEYPKADK, encoded by the coding sequence ATGAAAAGATCTAAGATTAATGCGGCTTTAAAAGAAATGGAAGCCATGATCCGGAAACACTGTTTTGCCCTTCCTCCATTCTGCAGTTTTACACCGGAGGATTGGGAGCAGAAAGGCCATGAGTACGATGAGATCCGGGATAACATGTTGGGATGGGACATTACGGATTATGGTCTGGGAAAATTCGATGAGGTTGGTTTTTCCCTGATTACACTGCGAAACGGCAACTTGAAGAATGACAAATACACAAAGACATATGCGGAAAAGCTTCTCTATATCAAAGAAGGCCAGATGGCGCCTATGCATTTTCACTGGGATAAGATGGAGGACATTATCAACAGAGGCGGCGGCAATGTGCTGATCCGTGTCTACAACTCCACAGAGGACGGCCAGTTTGCGGATACGGATGTGACGGTAAACTGCGACGGCAGGGAATTTACGGTTCCCGCAGGAACACAGGTGAAGCTGCAGCCCGGTGAGAGCATAACAGTTTATCCTTTTATGTACCATGATTTTGAACTGGAGCCGGGAACCGGGGCTGTGCTTTTAGGTGAAGTCTCCATGTGTAATGACGATGAAAACGACAACCGTTTCTATGAGCCGATCGGAAGATTCCCTGAGATCGAGGAGGATGAACAGCCGTACCGCCTCCTCTGCACAGAGTACCCAAAGGCAGATAAATGA